ACTGAGCTGCGAGGCCCAGTTAATTACAAGTACAAAGATTTGAAATTtgcaacaaaaaatttcattgaagaaaacaaactcggagaaggaggttttggtGATGTGTACAAGGTAAAACTCTTTTGCTTATTTAAAGCAtgcatgtttgagattatgtttgaaaaatagaatttttaagtcaaaaaaagttttttggcaaaagctgtCAAAAGTaagttttggtcatttttaaagtCCGTTTCaaattgtgtttaagaaatagagcttttaagtcaaaaaaaatgcttttaagcttttgccaaaagtgtgttttgacaatttttgggctttttatacacttaaaagcgcttttaatttcttttaccaaacatgtattttttttcttcaaacaaattttttttagtgttaaacgcacttttaaacccctcaaatacacacccaaacatgcccttagttGTTATTAGatattcatttaaattttaccaTTAATTAATGCATTTATAATCCTCTGGCTTTATGGTTGATTAATTTTCCATCTCTTTATCTTTGCGTTATTGACTAGGGTACTCTGAAAAATGGGAAGATAGTTGCTGTGAAGAAACTAGCTATTAGCCAATCTTCAAGGGCAAAGGCAGATTTCGAGAGTGAAGTGAAGCTTATAAGTAATGTTCATCATCGGAACATGATCCGTCTTCTTGGGTGTTGCACCAAAGGACCAGAACTACTTCTTGTCTATGAAGGGACAGGCTTACCTGCGGTAGacaaaactaccgcatatctgcGGTAGTTTTGTCAGAAGGCTGGGATTTTAAGTTGGGCTTTTTTAACTCCAAAGGCTAACgtgaactttaaaaaaaaaatgccgtTAAAAACAAACGTTTTGGCCGTGAACACCCATCCAAATAAAAAACCCGAACATGTAAAAGATTCAAAGCGAttaaatccaaacaaaaaacccacTGGATCTGCTCGTTAATCGCGGCCTCACACTCGTCGGAGTAGTTCTTGCGAGAAAGCGAGAGGTGAGGGACGGTGGGATGAAATCGAGCTCCTTCTTGGCCTCCTCGAAGGGTTGGAACACGACGCCAGTGGGCGGAAGGTCGTTCGGACCCTTTGACCCATCCAATACTTTTTCTACACAAATCCTTggttttgggtagaaaaagaaaacaaatctggtcagttttgggtagaaaaagaaaaagagagaaaataatgcaaaagaaaacagagaaaataatGCAGAAAATAATCAACCTTTGGAGGAGATATGCGGCTGGTAGAGGTTCAATCCTAGCTCCTTGACCAAGATCCTCAGCCCTGGTGGCTACTACAGCCAATGGAGCGCTGGTTTTGGGTATggtgagaaaaaagagagggagacggtttgggtaaaaaaaaaagaaattgaagttAACGGAATTTTTtacggctttttttttttttttttaattccacgTTAGCCTTTTGGAGTTAAAAAAGCCCAACTTAAAATCCCAGCCTTCCGACAAAACTACCGtagatatgcggtagttttgtCTACCGCAGGTAAGCCTGTCCCGTCTATGAATACATGGCAAACAGCAGCCTCGATAAATTCTTGTTTGGTAACTTAAGCACAACTCTTCAACGTTTTCACATAAATGCATTTAATGTGTAAATGGGATCTTTTGACTTGTTTTGTAACTTGTATTTAATTCAAACATTAAAATGGGATTGACATAGGTGAAAGACGTGGGTCTCTCAATTGGAAACAAAGAAATGATATAATCATGGGCACAGCTAAGGGCCTTGCTTATCTGCACGAGGAATTCCATGTATGTATCATACATAGAGATATCAAAACTGGCAACATTCTTCTAGATGATGATTTCCAAGCCAAGATTGCAGATTTTGGATTAGCAAGGCTTCTACCTGAGGATAAAAGTCATCTCAGCACTAGATTTGCAGGAACATTGTAAGCCAATTCAACTAGTTACAAGTTATAGAATTAACCACCCCACTTTCTTTCAAGCTTGTTCTTTTTGTTCATTGATTACCATTATTAAATGATAGCTAATTTTATCTAATTAATCCATTAGAGGGTATACAGCACCTGAATATGCAATCCATGGTCAGCTATCAGAGAAGGTAGATATCTACAGTTTTGGTGTCGTTGTTCTTGAGAATATATGTGGCCGAAGAATTAGCGAGGTGAAGAATGATCCCAATGGCGAGTACCTCCTTGAACGGGTAATTTCCCATATCaaatatacttatatatatagtgcaataTCATCACAATACTAAAACTATCATCACAATACTAAAactttttttcccctatttGATGTTGCAATTAATAGGCATGGAAATTGTATGAGAATGACAAGCATCAGGAGTTGGTGGACGAAACATTAGACCCAAACGAGTATACGACAGAAGAAGTGAGAGGAATTATAGAGATTGCTCTGTTGTGCATTCAGTCATCACCTGCTCTGAGGCCTTCAATGTCTGAAGTTGTCGTTTTGCTCAAAAGCAAAAGGTCAGTGGAGCGGCAGCCACCAAGCACGCCAGCCTACGTTGATACTGATCAGAAGAAGGTTCGTGGAGACACGTCCACTTCAACCGCATCATCAACATCTAATGCCACTGCCTCTATTTCTCAGGTCTCGGGTCGCTAatgtaaaacatatatgaaaCTCTCAAGTGTCACTTTGTGTATAAAGATTGATATATAGTTTTTTGTGTGCGTTGGATAAAGGATTTTGAAGCTATAGGTTTACATTGGAATGAAATTCATTCCCTAATGAATTATAATTTGTGGTATTAAAGGTGTTTGGTAATTTattcggaataaaaaaaaaattttgaatttttttgtttttttgtttttacatatCTACACAAGAGGGAAGGAGGATtggaactagtgacctccgcttcattaagcatgattctagccgattgaactatctctttATGactatttttgaaattttaactctGAATGATTATTGATAAGGTTTAGACATTAAATACGCTTTCAAAACCTTTAAAgtagaaatagagtttttttttaaagaaaaaaagaagaagaagaagtctgCTTTAAGCCTTTAAGGGTATAGTTTTCTTCTTGGTACTTGTTGACCCTCGAACGAAGGTTAAGATAACTCTTCGGTACTTGTTGAATCGCGAGTACAATACATCCTTGGCTTATACTTCTTCAAGTTGTGGACGATTGATCTATCATCCTCTCACGGTTGAAAAGACGGGGTCATAATTAGGTATACGAATACGcgtcaattttttaatggtgctAACGTaactttatgaaattttgaatgGAATTTAGATGAATGTATTATCTTCATCTTTATGTAAACTTGAGatatctcatgtgatataaacTAAATCctaagggacaaaaaataaaattgttaaaccacatggagcaataaagtatttaatccttttttttatgAGGTATGAGTACATTGttgttcatttaattgtttttttgttttttcttttgggtgtgacgcacattaattaattgtttatgtgCTTAATTGATGGACGACATtgatttaaaatacttttcagttcaaatgaactagaaaatatccaattagttatagtgaatgggtatttttgtttatatttttaaaagtaaaaagataaaaatacctcTTCAATATAACTAGGTAGATATGAAGATATATCATGTTTCGACATCTTTCAAGGTTTTGTCCTCATATATCATGTTCGGACGACGTCTTTCAAGGTTTTCCatcgaataaaaaaaaaaaaaatatgtttttgacTTCAAGTCTTCTTCGACCTCAAGGTATCAGGTTGGACAACTatgggtgaaatttaaaaccgcatCACCGTACGTAACCGCCTAActgctttgaaagcggttagtaaaaaccgctaactacttaggcagttgcggttagtggttagtgagttttgaaaatccgctaactgctttttttaaatataatatatatttatattatatatatatttcatataataaatcACAATAAGTTATTGTAGCATAGTGGTAAATGCGCCATTTTTTCACCAAGAAATCCGGGGTTCAATTCCCCTAAAGCTCAAGCACAACGCCTCACGCGGTGCagttctctctcttcctccataacGCTCTGAAAAATccagatttctctctctcttctctcatatTGACACCATGTGTTCTCAATTGTGTCCAATGCAGCATaggtaaacaaaaaaatccatgtttttttttttttttctttgtacaTATTCATATGACCTGGAAATATTtagatcattatttttattttgatcataGGGTCCTTTTGGATTTAGAGAATTttctttgtaattatttattattgatttcttCTTGTTTAAGAGCTTTTCAATACTGTTGCAACCCATTAATggagaattttatttgaaaaaaaaaaaaaaaaaaaaaaaactttaaaatgagcccaaaaaaaaaagtttaaagtgagcccaaaactgGCCCAAAACCAGTCCAAAACTAGCCCaaaattggtcaaaaaaaaaaggcccaaaaaaaggGTTAGAAAAAAGCGGTTAGCTCAAAGCGGTTAATCGCTAATCGGGTGGTTGACCGCCTAGACGGTTAATCGCTACCCGGTTAGcaaaggcggttagtaaaagttactaaccgcctaggcagttacggttagcggttttaaccactaaccgctaaccgccaaGGGCGGATCCAGGGGGGTCGACAAGGGGCATAAAATTCTCCTTGCCctttggtaaaatttttttgtatgcCACTTAGCCGTGATTATGCCCTCTCTCAGGCATAAGTATGCCCTTCAGCCATGATTATGTCCTCTCTCTCATGCCTCAACCATATATTATGCCCCTTcgtaaaatgaaatttgaaaaaaattagaaacctAGTGTTTCAAACGAAGGGAAGGAAGAAGACGATGAATAGTACTCTAAACGGTGCgttttcttttttaggaataTTGACTGGGGAGTGGGGACAGGCTgcaacaaatataaacaaaacaataaaaaaaaaataaagaatgatgGGGAACAGCAGCCgtgtaagttaaaaaataataataataataagaatccAAGCCCAAAGTGGGGAACAGCGgctgtttaaattaaaaacaaaataaaagactttgtaaaaataaaacacgCGTGCTTGTCAGCCTTGtaaaaataattgttcttttaaatggattgtcttaatatttatataattatattgctATTAAGCCTATTTTTGCTAAttgtttttagatttaattatttatgaatttatatagttttttttttttttcatattttaattgtataaatatataattgtagttgtCTAAAATTATGGAGAAAAATAACGATTCTATTGACctccaatcaaattctaaacaaCCTCGTGTTGAAGTAGATTTAGCAAATCTATCCAGAGAtccttactttaaaaaaaaaaaagaaaaaagaaaaaaagaagtgtgaTTATCATCTTAGTGATAGAGATTAAATTCGAAGAGCATATTTACAAATAGGACAATTGAATTAGCACTAGTAgtgacaaaacaaattgtaagttctatttatatgttttaaaacataattaaaaattttgttgaattattcacttagggcccgtttgggagtgcgatttcaataagtgtgattttaaaaattgcatttttaaaatcgcacaggcgtttggtaaaacatgctaaaaagtacttttttatcaattgagtgtttggataacattagcatataattgcggtttcatgaccaaattaccaataaggacatttttttataacagtaaaataactaaaattatctataagcctccatttttaacacatatgcaaacaaaagtatggcttataatttgacattaactttgaattttctacttaggcaattatatattgctatactacttgtttctatatgcttttttgtttttgtattttttatttcttgaaacatattccaaacagacatataataaaaaatacaataacaatccatcaaattaaactaataatgtttatcaaatttaactgttacataattcaccaataatttaaattagtacttgataactgtttattacccatgaaaaaaatatatataaaaaattatcactgtttattacccattaaaaaaatgcataaaaaaaattatcaatgtttattacccattaaaaatatatatatataaaatatcacCAATTGTTACAGTGCAgtacccattaaaaaataaaaataaaaatccatcaNNNNNNNNNNNNNNNNNNNNNNNNNNNNNNNNNNNNNNNNNNNNNNNNNNNNNNNNNNNNNNNNNNNNNNNNNNNNNNNNNNNNNNNNNNNNNNNNNNNNTTAATTCAAACATTAAAATGGGATTGACATAGGTGAAAGACGTGGGTCTCTCAATTGGAAACAAAGAAATGATATAATCATGGGCACAGCTAAGGGCCTTGCTTATCTGCACGAGGAATTCCATGTATGTATCATACATAGAGATATCAAAACTGGCAACATTCTTCTAGATGATGATTTCCAAGCCAAGATTGCAGATTTTGGATTAGCAAGGCTTCTACCTGAGGATAAAAGTCATCTCAGCACTAGATTTGCAGGAACATTGTAAGCCAATTCAACTAGTTACAAGTTATAGAATTAACCACCCCACTTTCTTTCAAGCTTGTTCTTTTTGTTCATTGATTACCATTATTAAATGATAGCTAATTTTATCTAATTAATCCATTAGAGGGTATACAGCACCTGAATATGCAATCCATGGTCAGCTATCAGAGAAGGTAGATATCTACAGTTTTGGTGTCGTTGTTCTTGAGATTATATGTGGCCGAAGAATTAGCGAGGTGAAGAATGATCCCAATGGCGAGTACCTCCTTGAACGGGTAATTTCCCATATCaaatatacttatatatatagtgcaataTCATCACAATACTAAAactttttttcccctatttGATGTTGCAATTAATAGGCATGGAAATTGTATGAGAATGACAAGCATCAGGAGTTGGTGGACGAAACATTAGACCCAAACGAGTATACGACAGAAGAAGTGAGAGGAATTATAGAGATTGCTCTGTTGTGCATTCAGTCATCACCTGCTCTGAGGCCTTCAATGTCTGAAGTTGTCGTTTTGCTCAAAAGTAAAAGGTCAGTGGAGCGGCAGCCACCAAGCACGCCAGCCTACGTTGATACTGATCAGAAGAAGGTTCGTGGAGACACGTCCACTTCAACCGCATCATCAACATCTAATGCCACTGCCTCTATTTCTCAGGTCTCGGGTCGCTAatgtaaaacatatatgaaaCTCTCAAGTGTCACTTTGTGTATAAAGATTGATATATAGTTTCTTGTGTGCGTTGGATAAAGGCTTTTGAGGCTATAGGTTTACATTGGAATGAAATTCATTCCCTAATGAATTAGAATTTGCATGTGGTATTAAAGGTGTTTGATAATTTattcggaataaaaaaaaaatttgaaatttttttttttttttacatatctacacaagagggagagggggattgaaactagtgacctccgcttcattaaacGTAATCctaactgattgagctacctcttaatgactattttcaaaattttaactcTGAATGATTACTTATAAGGTTTAGACATTAAATACACTTTCAGAACCTTTAAAgtagaaatagagttttttttttttttttttttaaagaaaaaaagaaaaagaagaagtctGCTTTAAGCCTTTAAGGGTATACTTTTCTTCTTGGAACTTGTTGACCCTCGAACGAGGTTAAGAGAACTCTTCGGTACTTGTTGAATCGCGAGTACAATACATCCTTGGCTTATACTTCTTCAAGTTGTGGACGATTGATCTATCATCCTCTCACGGTTGAAAAGACCGGGTCATAATTAGGTATACGAACACGcgtcaattttttaatggtacTAACGTGActttatgaaattttgaatgGAATTTAGATGAATGTATCATCTTCGTCTTTATGTAAACTTGAGgtatctcatgtgatataaacTAAATCctaagggacaaaaaataaaattgttaaaccacatggagcaataaagtatttaactctttttttatgAGGTATGAGTACATTGttgttcatttaattgtttttttgttttttcttttgggtgtaatgcacattaattaattgtttatgtgCTTAATTGATGGACGACATtgatttaaaatacttttcagttcgaataaactaaaaaatatccaattagttatagtgaatgggtatttttgtttatatttttaaaagtaaaaagataaaaataccccttcAATATAATTAGCTAGATATGAAGATATATCATGTTTCGACATCTTTCAAGGTTTTGTCCTCATATATCATGTTCGGACGACGTCTTTCAAGGTTTTCCatcgaataaaaaaaaaaaaaaaaagtgttgactTCAAGTCTTCTTCGACCTCAAGGTATCGGGTTGGACAGTTatgggtgaaatttaaaaccgcataaccgtaaccgctaactgtCTAACTGCTTTGAAAGTGGTTAGTAAAAATCGCTAACTGCCTAGGCAGTTGCGATTAGTGAGTTTTAAAAATCCGCTAATAgctacccgctaaccgctttttttaaatataatatatatttatattatatatatatatttcatataataaatcTCAATAAGTTATTGTAGCATAGTGGTAAATGCGCCATTTTTTCACCAAGAAATCCGGGGTTCAATTCCCCCAAAGCTCAAGCACAATGCCTCACGCAGTGCagttctctctcttcctccataacACTCTGAAAAATccagatttctctctctcttctcccaTATTGACACCATGTGTCAACTGTGTCCAATGCAGCATaggtaaacaaaaaaatccattgtttttttttttttcttttttcctttgtacATATTCATATGACCTGGAAATATTtagatcattatttttattttgatcataCAATGGGGTCCTTTTGGatttagaaaattttctttgtaattatttattattgatttcttCTTGTTTAAGAGCTTTTCAATACTGTTGCAACCCATTAATggagaattttatttgaaaaaaaaaaaaaaactttaaaatgagcaacaaaatttttttaaagtgagcccaaaactgGCCCAAAACCAATCCAAAACTAGCCCaaaattggtcaaaaaaaaaaggcccaaaaaaaggGGTTAGAAAAAAGTGGTTATCTCAAAGCGGTTAATCGCTAATCGGGCAGTTGACCGCCTAGACAGTTAATCGCTACCCGGTTAGCgaaggcggttagtaaaaattactaaccgcctagacagttgcggttagcggttttaaccactaaccgctaacctcCAAGGGCGGATCAGGGGGTCGACTGGGGGCATAAAATTCTCCTTGCCCTttggtataatttttttgtatgcCACTTAGCCGTGATTATGCCCTCTCTCAGGCATAAGTATGCCCTTCAACCATGATTATGCCCTCTCCCTCATGCTTCAACCATATATTATGCCCCTTcgtaaaatgaaatttgaaaaaaattagaaacttagTGTTTCAAACGAAGGGAAGGAAGAAGACGATGAATAGTATTCTAAACGGTGCgttttcttttttaggaataTTGACTGGGGAGTGGGGACAGGCTgcaacaaatataaacaaaacaataaaaaaaaagtaaagaatgATGGGGAACAGCAGCCgtgtaagttaaaaaaaaataataataagaatccAAGCCCAAAGTGGGGAACAGCGGctctataaattaaaaacaaaataaaagactttgtaaaaataaaaca
This window of the Corylus avellana chromosome ca5, CavTom2PMs-1.0 genome carries:
- the LOC132182079 gene encoding cold-responsive protein kinase 1-like, which gives rise to MNPNRKKHGVLSMILLIWWWLTAVVVADPQINLLNSGCSQYNVSNESAFYASLNATFSSLRAQLNNNTNTRFATAQQVTGSAYAMVQCRNYLSTADCLACFTAAVAQIRNCSAANGARVIYDGCFLRYESSSFYDQTTEPGNEGICGNQTASQPTAFSAAVKELLADLQVATPRINGFFAASKKEAVGSAGNATVYAVAQCAETVSEIGCQDCLTVASRNAEVCIPSVVGRAIDAGCFLRYSETPFFADNQTTNILPFLGNGSSSNKKAIIGGVVGGVVGAVLIFAVFVWFIILRRRKPIIRGDILGATELRGPVNYKYKDLKFATKNFIEENKLGEGGFGDVYKGTLKNGKIVAVKKLAISQSSRAKADFESEVKLISNVHHRNMIRLLGCCTKGPELLLVYEYMANSSLDKFLFGERRGSLNWKQRNDIIMGTAKGLAYLHEEFHVCIIHRDIKTGNILLDDDFQAKIADFGLARLLPEDKSHLSTRFAGTLGYTAPEYAIHGQLSEKVDIYSFGVVVLEIICGRRISEVKNDPNGEYLLERAWKLYENDKHQELVDETLDPNEYTTEEVRGIIEIALLCIQSSPALRPSMSEVVVLLKSKRSVERQPPSTPAYVDTDQKKVRGDTSTSTASSTSNATASISQVSGR